One Danio rerio strain Tuebingen ecotype United States chromosome 13, GRCz12tu, whole genome shotgun sequence DNA window includes the following coding sequences:
- the LOC141377129 gene encoding serine/threonine-protein kinase pim-2-like: MSSSSVLSAIQQYSDKMAFSKLINRLKKAFGVKCANEQPCEPLEPTGSTTENHRHLMTDDPAVAAGKQAGRQKKRKLKLSPIFFACFSRRRATVVDQLCVQEIHELHAEPISSSKFFCTAVSNLELEVLQPPALDAPDLDSKPEVNSFDSAVVIENDSAELHFPEDNESSLSEDSLEQELDSPPSSPSDEDNELPVSQQLITDDICDSALDENSNPSPDQVSQEDSAVESTADDGTCLDNNDISCRYKLGKQLGEGGFGSVYEGIRIQDGLQVAVKFVQKTPNMQDVSSSCDQPLPLEITLANMASGGSRCPNIIQLLDWQVFENHYVMVMERPSPSMDLEAFLEVSGGVLSEKTAHTIMRQAVYAANVCCYRGVFHRDIKLQNLLVNPDTLEVKLIDFGCGDFMMESAYSLFSGTEAYIPPEFYEKGCYRAKPATVYSLGVLLFTMLHGEFPSAYDLYYLQHDWSKFTLSQECCDMMTACLHENPECRIPLEEMPYHDWSMLEF; encoded by the exons ATGtctagtagttcagtactttctgcgATTCAACAGTACAGTGATAAAATGGCATTTTCAAAACTGATTAACCGTCTGAAGAAAGCGTTTGGTGTTAAGTGTGCGAACGAACAACCGTGTGAGCCACTCGAACCCACCGGCAGCACGACAGAGAATCACCGTCATCTGATGACCGATGACCCGGCCGTCGCTGCAGGAAAACAGGCAGGGAGACAGAAAAAGAGGAAACTCAAATTGTCTCCCATCTTCTTCGCCTGTTTTTCCAGAAGAAGAGCTACTGTTGTTG ATCAGCTATGTGTGCAGGAGATCCACGAACTTCACGCAGAGCCCATCAGTAGCTCTAAATTCTTCTGCACTGCTGTGAGCAACCTGGAGCTGGAAGTTCTCCAACCTCCAGCTCTTGATGCTCCAGATTTAGACTCTAAACCGGAAGTGAACAGCTTTGACTCTGCAGTGGTCATTGAGAACGACTCTGCAGAGCTTCACTTCCCAGAAGACAACGAATCCTCCCTCAGTGAGGACAGCCTGGAGCAAGAGCTTGATAGTCCTCCAAGTTCACCATCTGATGAGGACAATGAACTTCCAGTGAGCCAGCAGCTCATAACAGATGACATCTGTGACTCTGCCCTGGATGAAAACTCGAACCCTTCACCGGATCAGGTCTCACAAGAGGACTCTGCTGTGGAGTCTACAGCAGATGatgggacctgcttggacaata ATGACATCAGCTGCCGCTACAAACTCGGAAAGCAGCTTGGTGAAGGAGGTTTCGGCTCCGTGTATGAGGGGATTCGCATACAGGATGGTCTGCAG GTGGCAGTTAAATTTGTCCAGAAGACACCAAATATGCAAGATGTCAGCTCT tcatgtgaccaGCCACTTCCTCTAGAGATCACCTTGGCAAACATGGCCAGCGGTGGCTCCAGGTGTCCGAACATTATTCAGCTTTTGGACTGGCAGGTCTTTGAAAATCATTATGTCATGGTGATGGAGCGGCCTAGTCCAAGCATGGACCTGGAGGCATTCCTTGAAGTCAGCGGAGGAGTCCTCAGTGAGAAAACAGCACATACCATCATGAGGCAAGCTGTTTATGCGGCCAACGTGTGCTGTTACCGCGGGGTGTTCCACCGGGACATTAAGCTTCAAAACCTGCTGGTGAACCCCGACACACTGGAAGTCAAGCTGATCGACTTCGGGTGTGGAGACTTCATGATGGAATCAGCCTACAGTCTCTTCTCTG GCACAGAAGCGTACATCCCGCCAGAGTTTTATGAAAAAGGATGCTACCGGGCCAAACCAGCGACGGTCTATTCTCTTGGGGTTCTTCTGTTCACAATGCTCCATGGAGAATTCCCATCAGCGTATGACCTGTACTACCTTCAACATGACTggtccaaatttaccctctctcaag AATGCTGTGATATGATGACGGCTTGTCTGCATGAGAATCCAGAGTGCAGAATTCCTCTAGAAGAGATGCCTTACCACGACTGGTCCATGCTGGAGTTCTGA
- the htra2-7 gene encoding LOW QUALITY PROTEIN: serine protease HTRA2, mitochondrial (The sequence of the model RefSeq protein was modified relative to this genomic sequence to represent the inferred CDS: inserted 2 bases in 1 codon) → MGSPFSLKNTITSGIISSAQRGSKELGLSNSNMDYIHTDATIDFGNSGGPLINLDGEVIGINTMKMTAGISFAIPSDRVRLFLDRSADKQESWFGESGWKRRYIGVMMLTLTPSIIEELRMRDPSFPDVSHGVLIHRVIVGSPANRAGMKPGDVIIEINGVKVNTSEEIYNAVRTXNVVVRRGADLLMLHMTPESTE, encoded by the exons ATGGGGAGCCCCTTTTCTCTTAAAAACACCATCACATCTGGAATCATCAGCTCTGCTCAGAGAGGCAGTAAAGAACTGGGTCTCTCCAACTCCAACATGGACTACATCCATACGGACGCTACCATAGAT TTTGGAAATTCAGGAGGGCCTCTCATAAACCTG GATGGTGAGGTCATCGGCATTAATACCATGAAAATGACAGCAGGGATTTCCTTCGCTATTCCCTCAGACAGAGTCCGTCTCTTCCTAGACCGATCTGCAGACAAACAGG AGTCTTGGTTTGGAGAATCGGGATGGAAAAGGCGTTACATTGGAGTGATGATGTTGACTTTGACCCCCAG TATAATCGAAGAGCTAAGGATGCGAGACCCGTCCTTCCCTGATGTTTCTCATGGAGTTCTCATCCACCGTGTGATTGTAGGATCTCCAGCCAACAG agCCGGAATGAAGCCAGGAGATGTTATTATTGAGATCAATGGGGTAAAGGTGAACACGTCGGAGGAGATATATAATGCTGTGAGGAC AAATGTGGTGGTCCGCCGGGGGGCCGACCTGCTCATGCTGCACATGACCCCAGAGTCCACAGAGTGA
- the pimr156 gene encoding serine/threonine-protein kinase pim-2 → MSSSSVLSAIQQYSDKMAFSKLINRLKKAFGVKCANEQPCEPLEPTGSTTENHRHLMTDDPAVAAGKQAGRQKKRKLKLSPIFFACFSRRRATVVDQLCVQEIHELHAEPISSSKFFCTAVSNLELEVLQPPALDAPADEDLDFKPEVNSFDSAVVIENDSAELHFPADNESSLSEDSLKQELDSPPSSPSDEDNELPVSQQLITDDICDSALDENSNPSPDQVSQEDSAVKSTADDGTCLDNNDISCRYKLGKQLGEGGFGSVYEGIRIQDGLQVAVKFVQKTPNMQDVSSSCDQPLPLEITLANMASGGSRCANIIKLLDWQVFKNHYVMVMERPSPSMDLEAFLEVSGGVLSEKTAHTIMRQAVYAANVCCYRGVFHRDIKLQNLLVNPDTLEVKLIDFGCGDFMMESAYSIFSGTEAYIPPEFYEKGCYRAKPATVYSLGVLLFTMLHGEFPSAYDLYYLQHDWSKFTLSQECCDMMTACLHENPECRIPLEEMPYHDWSMLEF, encoded by the exons ATGtctagtagttcagtactttctgcgATTCAACAGTACAGTGATAAAATGGCATTTTCAAAACTGATTAACCGTCTGAAGAAAGCGTTTGGTGTTAAGTGTGCGAACGAACAACCGTGTGAGCCACTCGAACCCACCGGCAGCACGACAGAGAATCACCGTCATCTGATGACCGATGACCCGGCCGTCGCTGCAGGAAAACAGGCAGGGAGACAGAAAAAGAGGAAACTCAAATTGTCTCCCATCTTCTTCGCCTGTTTTTCCAGAAGAAGAGCTACTGTTGTTG ATCAGCTATGTGTGCAGGAGATCCACGAACTTCACGCAGAGCCCATCAGTAGCTCTAAATTCTTCTGCACTGCTGTGAGCAACCTGGAGCTGGAAGTTCTCCAACCTCCAGCTCTTGATGCTCCAGCAGACGAAGATTTGGACTTTAAGCCGGAAGTGAACAGCTTTGACTCTGCAGTGGTCATTGAGAACGACTCTGCAGAGCTTCACTTCCCAGCAGACAATGAATCCTCCCTCAGTGAGGACAGCCTGAAGCAAGAGCTTGATAGTCCTCCAAGTTCACCATCCGATGAGGACAATGAACTTCCAGTGAGCCAGCAGCTCATAACAGATGACATCTGTGACTCTGCCCTGGATGAAAACTCAAACCCTTCACCGGATCAGGTCTCACAAGAGGACTCTGCTGTGAAGTCTACAGCAGATGatgggacctgcttggacaata ATGACATCAGCTGCCGCTACAAACTCGGAAAGCAGCTTGGTGAAGGAGGTTTCGGCTCCGTGTATGAGGGGATTCGCATACAGGATGGTCTGCAG GTGGCAGTTAAATTTGTCCAGAAGACCCCAAATATGCAAGATGTCAGCTCT tcatgtgaccaGCCACTTCCTCTAGAGATCACCTTGGCAAACATGGCCAGCGGTGGCTCCAGGTGTGCGAACATTATTAAGCTTCTGGACTGGCAGGTCTTTAAAAACCATTACGTCATGGTGATGGAGCGGCCTAGTCCAAGCATGGACCTGGAGGCATTCCTTGAAGTCAGCGGAGGAGTCCTCAGTGAGAAAACAGCACATACCATCATGAGGCAAGCTGTTTATGCTGCCAACGTGTGCTGTTACCGCGGGGTGTTCCACCGGGATATTAAGCTTCAAAACCTGCTGGTGAACCCCGACACACTGGAAGTCAAGCTGATCGACTTCGGGTGTGGAGACTTCATGATGGAATCAGCCTACAGTATCTTCTCTG GCACAGAAGCGTACATCCCGCCAGAGTTTTATGAAAAAGGATGCTACCGGGCCAAACCAGCGACGGTCTATTCTCTTGGGGTTCTTCTGTTCACAATGCTCCATGGAGAATTCCCATCAGCGTATGACCTGTACTACCTTCAACATGACTggtccaaatttaccctctctcaag AATGCTGTGATATGATGACGGCTTGTCTGCATGAGAATCCAGAGTGCAGAATTCCTCTAGAAGAGATGCCTTACCACGACTGGTCCATGCTGGAGTTCTGA